One genomic region from Pyxicephalus adspersus chromosome 1, UCB_Pads_2.0, whole genome shotgun sequence encodes:
- the AIRIM gene encoding AFG2-interacting ribosome maturation factor, which yields MSEAAALASVHQSFRQCFDIIEKQHEEWKLAIKECDSILVTLSNLAEQLQACNKVTFEKTPLSTFTDLQDRLYFKLKAAMDLTLEKLNDNMCSVQKVRDAVSHQVGAVLYVYELNMEKLGLDASLKRSAVSPSVADMLEWLQDIEKYYRNQYIRRKLLLQVNPDRLSEIQSLPRAWAELEDKSTAKQQLVEDTLLGVALFREAECEKDRFS from the exons ATGTCAGAGGCTGCTGCATTGGCTTCTGTTCATCAATCCTTCAGACAATGCTTTGACATTATAGAAAAACAGCACGAAGAATGGAAACTTGCTATAAAGGAGTGTGATTCCATACTTGTTACTTTGAGCAACCTGGCAGAGCAGTTGCAGGCTTGCAATAAAGTTACTTTTGAAAAGACACCTTTGAGTACATTCACTGATCTCCAGGATCGACTTTACTTTAAACTCAAGGCTGCCATGGATCTTACCTTGGAAAAGCTAAATGATAACAT GTGTTCAGTTCAAAAGGTGAGAGATGCTGTAAGTCACCAGGTAGGAGCTGTCCTTTATGTTTATGAACTTAATATGGAAAAACTTGGCCTTGATGCTTCACTAAAGCGATCAGCTGTTAGCCCTTCTGTAGCTGACATGCTGGAATGGTTGCAAGACATAGAGAAGTATTATAGAAACCA ATACATCAGACGGAAGCTTCTTTTACAGGTTAATCCTGATCGCTTATCAGAGATACAAAGTTTACCTCGTGCTTGGGCAGAGCTGGAAGACAAGTCCACAGCAAAACAACAGCTGGTAGAAG ATACTTTGCTTGGTGTGGCATTATTTCGCGAAGCTGAATGTGAAAAAGACAGATTTTCTTGA